From Rhinatrema bivittatum chromosome 5, aRhiBiv1.1, whole genome shotgun sequence, the proteins below share one genomic window:
- the TPBGL gene encoding trophoblast glycoprotein-like: MQPGRRPPLLAPGLLLLVALRPAGGAHPCPPRCLCLDETGLVECGDLPEIPGHLPPWTRNLTVVGGHLPLLRASAFGGQAGGNSSSPWATLAHLVLTDDRIRALEARAFRHLPALATLDLSGNALVAIARDAFLGCPALRSLKLNGALRRRGASGQPQLLATLALPGGLQELELAGNELETLPASLLEPLPDLRALDLRDNELTTLPEAALATLARRGRPRLRLHPNPFLCDCRLRPLLAWLANASEQQVADAESLRCAAPPARNGSLLLQLPAPGPEECGPQDLQTASYVFFGIVLALIGVTFLAVLYLNRRGIKRWLNNLREACRDQMEGYHYRYEQDAEPRRAPSVGEV, translated from the coding sequence ATGCAGCCAGGAAGGCGACCTCCCCTGCTGGCCCCGGGGCTGCTCCTGCTGGTCGCGCTGCGGCCGGCAGGGGGCGCCCACCCCTGCCCCCCGCGCTGCCTCTGCCTGGACGAGACGGGGCTGGTGGAGTGCGGCGACCTGCCGGAGATCCCCGGCCACCTGCCGCCCTGGACGCGCAACCTGACCGTCGTGGGGGGCCACCTGCCGCTGCTGCGGGCCAGCGCCTTCGGGGGCCAGGCCGGCGGCAACTCCTCCTCGCCTTGGGCCACTCTGGCTCACCTGGTGCTGACCGACGACCGCATCCGGGCGCTGGAGGCGCGGGCTTTCCGGCACCTGCCGGCGCTGGCCACCTTGGACCTGAGCGGCAACGCCCTGGTGGCCATCGCCCGCGACGCCTTCCTGGGCTGCCCGGCGCTCCGGAGCCTGAAGCTGAACGGCGCCCTGCGGCGACGGGGGGCGAGCGGCCAGCCGCAGCTGCTCGCCACCCTCGCCCTGCCCGGCGGCttgcaggagctggagctggcCGGCAACGAGCTGGAGACGCTGCCCGCCTCCCTGCTGGAGCCCCTGCCCGACCTGCGGGCGCTGGACCTGCGCGACAACGAGCTGACCACCTTGCCGGAGGCGGCGCTGGCCACCCTGGCCCGGCGGGGGCGACCGCGGCTCCGGCTCCATCCCAACCCCTTCCTGTGCGACTGCCGGCTGCGGCCGCTGCTGGCCTGGCTGGCGAACGCCTCGGAGCAGCAGGTGGCCGACGCCGAGAGCCTGCGCTGCGCCGCCCCGCCGGCCCGGAACGGCtccctgctgctgcagctgccggCCCCCGGGCCGGAGGAGTGCGGCCCGCAGGACCTGCAGACGGCTTCCTACGTCTTCTTCGGCATCGTGCTGGCCCTGATCGGCGTCACCTTCCTGGCCGTGCTCTACCTGAACCGGCGGGGCATCAAGCGCTGGCTCAACAACCTGCGGGAGGCCTGCCGGGACCAGATGGAGGGCTACCACTACCGCTACGAGCAGGACGCCGAGCCGCGGCGGGCGCCTTCCGTGGGCGAGGTGTGA